In a single window of the Nicotiana tomentosiformis chromosome 8, ASM39032v3, whole genome shotgun sequence genome:
- the LOC104084627 gene encoding O-fucosyltransferase 30, with protein sequence METETFNRHNKSRKKQRSPLLIFLFLFTLILLFYYFKNFISPSLLPLPQKSKMPIIPRPSQCNPTNRLQGKFLWYAPHSGFSNQLAEFKNAILMAKILNRSLIVPPILDHHAVALGSCPKFRVLNPIELRYAVWNHSVHLLRDCRYVSMADIVDISPLVSYSTVRFVDFQVFVSLWCGVNLDDICSKDQNIPSPLSERLRECGSLLSGYYGSISDCLTALEDDCRTTVWTYQKDVEDGALDSFQPDDQLKTKKKISFIRRRKDVYKALGPGSAAESATILAFGSLFTSPYKGSESHIDIHEAPNDPVIQTLIEKIEFLPFVPEIINAGKKFALQTIKGPFLCAQLRLLDGQFKNHHKSTFLGLKQKLESLKQTGQKPIHVFVMTDLPVANWTGSYLGSIAKDSDAFKLFVIREEDDLVQETAKEVMAAGHGLKLGSILPSSAGINKRHHPRSFSDVLLYIEETVCSCASLGFVGTAGSTIAKSIELMRKHGICSG encoded by the exons ATGGAAACTGAAACTTTCAATAGACACAACAAATCAAGAAAGAAACAAAGATCTCCACTTTTGATCTTCCTTTTTCTCTTCACTCTAATTCTCCTCTTCTACTACTTCAAAAACTTCATTTCCCCTTCTCTTCTTCCCCTTCCCCAAAAATCAAAAATGCCCATTATACCCCGCCCCTCGCAATGCAACCCCACAAATCGCCTTCAGGGGAAGTTTCTCTGGTACGCACCTCACAGTGGGTTCAGTAATCAGTTGGCTGAGTTCAAGAACGCTATTTTGATGGCTAAGATCCTTAATCGGTCCCTAATTGTGCCGCCCATATTGGATCACCATGCTGTTGCGCTTGGTAGTTGTCCTAAATTTAGGGTTTTGAACCCTATTGAGTTGAGATACGCTGTTTGGAATCATAGTGTCCATCTATTGCGTGATTGCAG ATATGTATCCATGGCTGATATAGTTGACATCTCACCACTTGTGTCTTATTCAACAGTGAGATTTGTTGATTTTCAAGTATTTGTGTCCTTGTGGTGTGGTGTAAACTTGGATGATATTTGCTCTAAAGACCAAAATATTCCATCTCCTTTATCTGAGAGACTTAGAGAATGCGGTTCTCTGTTGTCTGGTTACTATGGTAGTATAAGTGATTGTTTGACTGCTTTAGAAGATGACTGTAGAACGACAGTTTGGACATATCAAAAAGATGTTGAGGACGGGGCTTTAGACTCATTTCAACCTGATGACCAACTTAAGACGAAAAAGAAGATTTCATTTATTAGGAGAAGAAAAGATGTATATAAGGCTCTTGGTCCTGGTTCTGCAGCAGAATCAGCCACTATTTTGGCGTTTGGAAGCCTTTTTACTTCTCCTTATAAGGGATCTGAATCCCATATCGACATTCATGAAGCTCCTAATGATCCCGTGATACAGACCTTAATCGAAAAGATAGAGTTCCTTCCCTTTGTTCCTGAAATAATAAATGCTGGCAAGAAGTTTGCTCTTCAAACTATCAAAGGTCCCTTTCTTTGTGCACAGCTCAGGCTACTAGATGGACAATTCAAGAACCACCATAAATCTACTTTTCTTGGTCTGAAGCAGAAGTTAGAATCTTTGAAGCAAACAGGACAGAAACCGATCCATGTATTTGTGATGACTGATCTCCCCGTGGCTAATTGGACGGGGAGTTACTTAGGGAGCATAGCAAAAGATTCAGATGCCTTTAAGCTGTTTGTTATTAGAGAAGAAGATGACTTGGTTCAAGAAACGGCTAAAGAAGTCATGGCTGCGGGGCATGGGCTAAAACTTGGTTCAATTTTACCGAGTTCAGCAGGGATTAACAAGCGTCACCATCCTCGATCTTTTTCTGATGTTCTCTTATACATAGAGGAAACAGTCTGCAGCTGCGCTTCTCTTGGTTTTGTTGGCACTGCTGGGTCAACGATTGCCAAGAGCATAGAATTAATGAGAAAACATGGCATTTGTTCTGGCTAA